A stretch of Lathyrus oleraceus cultivar Zhongwan6 chromosome 6, CAAS_Psat_ZW6_1.0, whole genome shotgun sequence DNA encodes these proteins:
- the LOC127096595 gene encoding myosin-binding protein 3 codes for MATSRNGTSFVKTKRMEGFSDHLTFAACEWFLIFLLLLDSLLSYLLKKFASYCKLQLPCLLCSRLDHILDGEKPEFYHNLFCGNHKVEMSSMILCHVHSKLADGHRMCDDCLLSLSTNAKRNTKTHRLLAGKFGVVMGGSGYQNSSLSRALFSGPKGSRPCSCCGKLWKLEQNGLRPHLKSTGRAVLKPHVPLPRAPRQSRLNRRDSMKKVREKTCETEEKRSFHPSSHLGYTVLRLTSDSESEFQFSDDEDDVGKVFHEKIEASNANITQNVSETSTEHATGDLSPTKPKPSSPKHVEEINCPQADQISSSFDLHELISLDQVSPFHVVNQEPERESEECKITDHSENSLPDDLSELMTFEGYHTPVRDSSERSVDITQEDDTGFESEKNAEVTENIDRKEDASTEIDSMACDPAPQSPTQENPREVLDFDTEQPSHSSSLHDSSVVPTTHVHSPEINAETPKSGNESLDGSSMTEIEGESIVDQLKRQIEYDKKCMDDLQKELEEERNASAIAANEAMSMITRLQEEKATLQMEALQYLRMMEEQAEYDNEEFEKVNDLLTEKEKEIQDLEAELEYYMLNSNLTDEPTVHKMHEKSRDSKEESVMAQNICFHNITDTVNNIPNSKLSEESKGSHEVVDGETSVLEFEEEKQYISHSLKCLEKKLHQISFNKVSSEASNVGLEKLEISKLNQQGDSYSEGPHLDGHEETDLFIPNSRTMNGSHDDKDDSAASDNDDCSLSIENNDSMSVVEPQSSKSRRETNLISLENEISDLHDRLEALEFDHDLIEHITNSLQNGNDGKKFIQDIAHQLRELRKIGMRSR; via the exons ATGGCGACAAGTCGAAATGGAACTTCATTTGTCAAAACAAAAAGGATGGAAGGGTTCAGTGATCATCTCACATTTGCAGCTTGCGAGTGGTTTTTGATATTCTTGTTGCTGCTGGATTCGTTGTTATCGTATCTTCTCAAAAAGTTTGCGAGTTATTGCAAGTTGCAGTTGCCTTGTTTGTTATGTTCTAGGCTTGATCATATCTTAGACGGTGAAAAGCCGGAGTTTTATCATAACTTATTTTGTGGAAATCACAAAGTGGAGATGTCGTCTATGATTTTGTGTCATGTTCACAGTAAGCTTGCGGATGGTCATAGGATGTGCGATGATTGTCTTTTGTCGCTTAGTACAAACGCCAAGCGCAACACGAAAACTCATCGGTTGTTGGCCGGTAAATTTGGTGTTGTTATGGGTGGTTCTGGTTATCAGAACTCGTCGTTGAGCCGAGCTTTGTTTAGTGGACCTAAGGGATCGAGGCCGTGTAGTTGTTGTGGTAAGCTTTGGAAGTTAGAACAGAATGGTTTGAGACCCCACTTAAAATCGACTGGGAGAGCTGTTCTTAAGCCGCACGTTCCTTTGCCGCGTGCACCGAGACAAAGCCGTTTAAATCGTCGCGATAGCATGAAGAAAGTAAGAGAGAAAACTTGTGAAACTGAAGAAAAAAGAAGCTTTCATCCTTCGTCTCATCTTGGATATACTGTGTTGAGACTTACTTCGGATTCTGAGTCTGAGTTTCAATTTTctgatgatgaagatgatgttgGTAAGGTCTTTCATGAAAAAATTGAAGCTAGCAATGCCAACATTACCCAAAATGTATCAGAAACGTCGACAGAACATGCAACGGGTGATTTGAGTCCAACAAAGCCAAAGCCTAGTTCCCCCAAACATGTGGAAGAAATTAACTGCCCGCAAGCAGATCAAATTTCATCAAGTTTTGACCTACATGAGCTCATTTCACTAGATCAAGTTTCACCATTTCATGTTGTTAATCAAGAACCAGAACGAGAATCAGAAGAATGTAAGATTACTGATCATTCTGAGAATTCTCTTCCTGATGACCTATCTGAGCTCATGACTTTTGAAGGGTATCACACACCTGTCAGAGACTCATCGGAAAGAT CTGTAGATATTACACAAGAAGATGATACTGGATTTGAATCCGAAAAGAACGCGGAAGTCACAGAAAATATAGATAGAAAGGAAGATGCATCTACTGAAATAGATTCGATGGCATGCGACCCCGCTCCTCAAAGTCCCACACAAGAGAATCCAAGAGAAGTACTTGATTTTGACACAGAACAACCATCACATAGTTCTTCTCTCCATGATTCATCAGTTGTTCCCACAACCCATGTTCACTCCCCTGAGATAAATGCCGAGACACCAAAATCTGGTAATGAATCTCTGGATGGAAGCAGTATGACGGAAATTGAAGGTGAATCCATTGTTGATCAATTGAAGCGACAAATTGAGTATGACAAAAAATGCATGGATGATTTACAGAAAGAACTAGAGGAAGAAAGAAATGCTTCTGCTATTGCCGCCAACGAAGCAATGTCTATGATCACAAGGTTACAGGAGGAGAAGGCGACATTGCAAATGGAGGCTCTTCAATACTTAAGAATGATGGAAGAACAAGCAGAATATGATAATGAAGAATTCGAAAAAGTTAATGATCTACTCAcagaaaaggaaaaagaaataCAAGATTTGGAAGCCGAGTTAGAATATTATATGTTAAACTCAAACCTAACGGATGAGCCTACGGTTCATAAAATGCATGAGAAAAGTAGGGATTCAAAGGAGGAAAGTGTAATGGCACAAAATATTTGTTTTCATAATATCACAGATACGGTAAACAATATTCCCAATTCAAAATTGTCTGAGGAATCCAAAGGGAGTCACGAAGTTGTGGACGGTGAAACCTCTGTGTTAGAATTTGAAGAGGAAAAGCAATACATTTCACATAGTTTGAAATGCTTGGAAAAGAAACTTCATCAAATATCTTTTAACAAGGTTTCTTCCGAAGCGTCTAATGTTGGACTTGAAAAGCTTGAAATTAGTAAATTGAATCAACAAGGAGATTCTTACAGTGAAGGGCCCCATTTAGATGGTCATGAGGAGACTGATTTGTTCATACCAAACAGTCGAACGATGAATGGAAGTCATGATGATAAGGACGACTCAGCAGCATCAGATAATGATGATTGTTCTCTAAGTATTGAAAACAATGATTCCATGTCTGTAGTAGAACCACAATCTTCCAAATCTAGAAGAGAAACAAATTTGATTTCTCTAGAAAATGAAATATCAGACCTTCATGATCGGTTAGAGGCACTCGAATTTGATCATGATCTTATTGAGCATATAACAAATTCTCTTCAAAATGGAAATGATGGCAAAAAATTTATTCAAGACATAGCTCACCAATTGCGCGAGCTACGGAAAATTGGAATGAGATCAAGATG A